A genomic segment from Nocardiopsis sp. Huas11 encodes:
- a CDS encoding thiamine pyrophosphate-dependent enzyme, with the protein MKHTDERPSAPALPTREPVRLVDRHGRRVGHSSFTAPDPARLVELHRAMLIGRRFNQQAGTLARQGRLAVYPSSTGQEAAQVGGVLALSDRDWLFPTYRDSVALVAHGVDPVQTLTLFRGDWHCGYDPHRYRCAPQCTPLATNASHAVGLTYAARRKGRDVAALAMMGDGATSEGDAHEAYNFAAVWNTPVVFLVQNNHWAISVPLRQQTAAPTLAHKAVGYGMKGYHVDGNDAAAVHAVVSHALAEARAGGGPALVEAVTYRVDAHTNADAPQRYRDPAEVEHWKERDPLIRSERLIRDEGLIGDAEETERVLAAFGAEADGIADTVRERLAGEDELDPRSLFTDVYATVPPLLEQERAALADELREV; encoded by the coding sequence CAGGGAGCCCGTGCGTCTGGTGGACCGACACGGCCGCCGCGTGGGTCACTCCTCGTTCACCGCTCCCGACCCCGCGCGACTCGTCGAACTCCACCGCGCCATGCTCATCGGACGCCGCTTCAACCAACAGGCCGGCACGCTCGCCCGCCAGGGCCGCCTCGCCGTGTACCCGTCGTCGACGGGTCAGGAGGCGGCCCAGGTCGGCGGCGTGCTGGCACTGTCGGACCGGGACTGGCTCTTCCCCACCTACCGCGACAGTGTCGCCCTGGTCGCGCACGGCGTCGATCCGGTCCAGACCCTCACCCTCTTCCGCGGCGACTGGCACTGCGGCTACGACCCGCACCGCTACCGGTGCGCGCCCCAGTGCACGCCGCTGGCCACCAACGCCTCCCACGCGGTCGGCCTGACCTACGCGGCCCGCCGCAAGGGCCGCGACGTGGCCGCGCTCGCGATGATGGGCGACGGCGCCACGAGCGAGGGCGACGCCCACGAGGCCTACAACTTCGCCGCGGTGTGGAACACCCCCGTGGTGTTCCTGGTGCAGAACAACCACTGGGCGATCAGCGTGCCCCTGCGTCAGCAGACCGCCGCGCCCACCCTCGCGCACAAGGCCGTCGGGTACGGGATGAAGGGCTACCACGTCGACGGCAACGACGCGGCCGCCGTCCACGCGGTCGTCTCCCACGCCCTGGCCGAGGCGCGCGCCGGCGGCGGGCCCGCGCTCGTGGAGGCTGTCACCTACCGGGTGGACGCGCACACGAACGCCGACGCGCCCCAGCGCTACCGCGACCCCGCGGAGGTGGAGCACTGGAAGGAACGCGACCCCCTGATCCGCTCCGAGCGACTGATCCGCGACGAGGGGCTGATCGGCGACGCCGAGGAGACCGAGCGGGTCCTGGCCGCCTTCGGCGCCGAGGCCGACGGGATCGCCGACACCGTGCGCGAACGGTTGGCGGGCGAGGACGAACTCGATCCGCGGTCCCTGTTCACCGACGTCTACGCCACGGTCCCGCCCCTGCTGGAGCAGGAGCGCGCGGCGCTCGCCGACGAGCTGCGGGAGGTCTGA